The Terriglobia bacterium region AAGACGAAATTATCTGAGTCCTCGGTTGTGAGTCGGCGCTGAAATCCACAGTCGAATCGTTTTCCACACCCAGGATGTGCTTCCCAACATAAAGTTCAGGCCCATAGAATTGAAGTATGCCCATGTGTGAATTTGTTCATCTCCACCTGCACACCGATTACTCCCTGCTCGATGGCGCCTGCGACATAGACAAGCTGGTTACGCGCGTCCAGCAGCTCGGCATGCCTGCCGTGGCCATGACCGACCACGGCAACATCTTCGGCGCGTTCAATTTTTTCAACGCCGCGACCAAGGCGGGCGTCAAGCCGATCATCGGCTGCGAGCTCTACGTCTGCACCAAGGACGACCACAACATCGAGCGCACCCCGCCCGACGGCGACACTTACAACCATCTGCTCGTGTTGGCCGAGAACGAGGAGGGATACCGCAACCTGGTAAAGATCACCAGCGAGGCTTCGCTGCACGGCTTTTATTACAAGCCGCGCATCTCGAAACGGTTTCTGGCCGAACACACGCGCGGGCTGATCGGATTGTCGGGGTGCCTGAAGGGCGAGGTCGCCGAGCGCCTGATGGAAGGCAAGTACGACGCCGCGAAAAAAGCCGCGGGGCAGTTCGCCGACATCTTCGGTAAGCAGAATTTTTACGTCGAAATCCAGAACCAGGGCCTCGAGCAGGAACAAACTATCAATCCCGCGCTGCACAAACTCTCGCGCGAGCTGGACCTGCCGCTGGTCGCTACCAACGACAGTCATTACCTCTGCGAGGACGACTGGCACGCGCAGGATGTCATGGTCTGCATCCAGACCGGCAAGTACATTCAGGACACCAACCGGCTGAAATTCCAGACACGGCATTTCTACGTTAAGAACTACGACGAGATGCTGCAGATGTTCGGCGACACGCCGGAAGTGCTGCGCCGCACGCTGGACATCGCCGCCCGCTGCAACCTCAAGCTGGAGAAAATCCGCGACCCGTTCCCGCATTTCGAGGTTCCCCCTGGGTTCACGCTCGACAGCTACTTCGAGCATGTCGCGCGCCAAGGATTCGCGCAGCGTCTGGGCATGATCCGGGAATCCGGGCGGCAGGGCCGCGTCAAGCACCCGATCGGCGATTACGAGCAGCGCCTGGCGCGCGAGATCGCAATCATCCGCCAGATGCAATTCTCGGGATATTTCCTGATCGTGTGGGACTTCATCCGCTGGGCTCGAGAGCGCGGCATACCGGTCGGCCCGGGACGCGGTTCCGCCGCCGGGTCGCTGGTGTCGTACGCGATGGGGATCACCGATCTCGACCCGCTGCAGCACGAGTTGCTGTTCGAGCGCTTCCTCAATCCCGAGCGCGTGTCCATGCCCGATATCGACGTCGACTTCTGCATGAACCGGCGCGGCGAGGTCATCCATTACGTCACCGAGAAATACGGCCGCGACAACGTGGCGCAGATCATCACCTTCGGCACGCTGATGGCGAAGGCTGCGATCAAGGACGTGGGCCGCGCCATGCAGATCCCCTACAGCGACGTCGACCGCATCGCCAAGATGGTCCCGGCAACGCTGAACATCACCCTTAAGCAGGCGCTCCAGGACTCGCCTCCACTGCAGCAGGCGTATGACAGCGAGCCGCAGGTCAAGGAGCTGATTGATACCGCCCAGCGCCTCGAGGGACTGGTGCGCAATGCGGGCGTGCACGCGGCCGGCGTGGTCATCTCGCCGCAGCCGCTGATCGATCTGGTCCCGCTCCACAAGACCAAGAACGACGAAATCGTCACCGCCTTCGACATGAAGGCGATCGAAAAGATGGGCCTGCTGAAGATGGACTTTCTCGGGCTCACCACGCTGACCATTCTTGACGACGCGCTCAAGCTCATCCGCCAAACCCGCGGCGAAGAGCTCGACTGGAACAAGATCCCACTCGACGACAAACCAACCTACGAGAAGGTATTCCACGGCGGGCTGACCAGCGGCGTCTTCCAGTTTGAATCGCACGGCATGCGCGATGTGCTGCGGCGCTACAAGCCGAACACGGTGGAAGATCTCACCGCCTTGAACGCACTCTACCGCCCCGGCCCCATCCAGGGTGGCATGATTGACGACTTCATCGAGCGCAAGTGGGGCCGCCGGAAAATCGAATACGAGCTGCCGGAGCTGGAGCCGATCCTGCGCGAGACGCTCGGCGTCATCGTCTACCAGGAACAGGTAATGCAGATTGCCAACCGCCTCGCCGGCTATTCGCTCGGGGAAGCCGACATCCTGCGCCGCGCCATGGGCAAGAAAGATCCCGACGAAATGGCGAAGCAGCGCGACCGCTTCGTGCGTGGAGCGACGGAGCGCGGCTTCCCGCAACGAAAGGTGGAAAAGATTTTCGAACTGATGGAGCAATTCGCGGGCTACGGCTTCAACAAGTCGCACTCCGCCGCCTACGCTCTGCTCGCCTATCAGACCGCCTATCTGAAGACGCATTATGCGGTCGAATTCATGGCGGCGCTGCTGACCTCCGTGACCGGCAGCACGGACGACGTCGTGAAGTACATCAACGAGTGCCGCGAGATGGGCATTGCCGTCGAGCCGCCTGACATCAACGTCAGCGACGCCAACTTCACCCCCCACGGGCAGGCAATCCGGTTTGGATTGGCGGCCATCAAGAACGTCGGCCAAAACGCGATCGAATCCATCGTCGCCGCCCGCCAGAAAATCGGGCGTCTCCGCTCGTTCTTCGACTTCTGCGAAAACGTGGACCTGCGTCTGTTGAATAAGCGCGTTCTGGAATCGCTCATCAAAAGCGGCGCCATGGATTCCCTGGGCCGCCGCAAGCAACTCTTCGACGCCGTAGATAGAGCCATGGAGCGCGGCCAGAAGACGCAGCGCGACCTGGACGCCGGCCAGCATGGGCTGTTTGGCGTCTTCGACGGGCCGCAGGAGCAAGCGCCGAAGGCCGAGTATCTCGACGGCGCCGAGTGGGACGAGCACCAGCGCCTCGCCGCCGAAAAGGAAATCCTGGGCTTCTTCATCACCGGACATCCGCTGCAAAAGTACGAGTCGAAGCTGCAGGATTTCGCCGCGCTCTCCACCCAGGAAATCTGCGCCATGAAGCAGAGCACCGGCAAGGACGAAATTTTCACCGCCGGCATCATCACCCACGTCTGCGTGGCCAAGTCGCGCAAGGGCGACCTCTACGCGCAGGGCGTGCTGGAAGACATGTTCGGCACGGTGGACATGATCGTATTCCCGGAAGCGTACCGGCGCCTGGCGGACAAAGTGAAGCTCGAGGTTCCGGTGCTGGTGAAGGCCGGCGTGCGCGTCGAGGAAGGCGCCAATCCCAAAGTCCTGGTCGGCGACATCGAGCCGCTGGAGCAGGCCCGGCCCAAGCTGCCGCGCGCCCTCCGCATCCGCGTGCCCCTGGAGACCGCGACCGTCGAGACCGTCGACGTACTGCACGCGCACTGCACATCGCATCCCGGCGAGGCCAAGATATTGTTCGACCTGGAACGTGCTGACGACTTCATGGTGATCATGGAGCCGGAGGGCTATAATGTGCAACCGGACCGGGCATTCATTGCGCGGGTAGAGGAGCTATGCGGGCGCGGCAGTGTCCGCATTGTGGACTAACCGCAATTGCCGACGCGCGCGGGATAACGGAAACCTGATGGATTCTGCCGAACAGGCAAAACAGGAACTCGAAAATATCGAGCAGCAAGTCCGCCACCTGGAGAAGGCCGCTGGCGAGAACCAGGAAGCCCGCCGCCAACTGCAAACTCTCCAGGAACAGATCGAGGCCCTGCGCCGGCAGGTCACCTCCCATCTCGGTCCGTGGCAGAAGACCGAACTGGCCCGCCACCCGCAGCGCCCGTATACGCTCGACTACATCGAGCGCATCTTCACCGACTGGAGCGAGATGCACGGCGACCGCGGCTTTTCCGACGATCCGGCGATCGTGTGCGGCATGGCGAAATTTCACGGCGAGGATGTCGCCGTCATCGGCACGCAGAAGGGACGCGACGCCAAGCAACGGGTGTACCGCAATTTCGGCATGCCGAATCCCGAGGGTTATCGCAAGGCCCTGCGTGTGATGCGCTTCGCGGAAAAATTCCGCCGGCCGATTTTCACCCTTGTGGACACGCCCGGCGCCTATCCCGGGCTGGGCGCCGAAGAGCGCGGGCAGGCGGAAGCCATCGCCCACAACCTGCGCGAGATGGCGCGCCTGCGCGTACCCATCCTCACCACTATCACGGGCGAGGGCGGCAGCGGCGGCGCGCTCGCCATCGCCGTCGGCGACCGCGTACTCATGATGGAGAACGCCATCTACTCCGTCATTTCGCCGGAGGGCTGCGCCTCCATCATGTGGCGAGACGCGTCCAAGAGGGAACTGGCGGCCGCGGCGATGAAGATCACCGCCGACGACCTGAGCCGGTTTCGCCTGGTCGACGAAGTCGTGCCGGAACCACCGGGCGGCGCGCAGAACGATTGGGATGCCGCCGCGCGCATGCTCGATAAGCGTCTGCAAGCCAATCTTGCCCAGCTCAAGGCGAAGTCGCCCGAGGAGCTGACGGCGCAGCGTTACGACAAGTTTCGCAGGATCGCGCAGGCCTTCACCGAGTAGCGGGCGTTCACATCGTAGTACGATATTCCGGAATCGAACCGGCGGCCCGCAGCATCTCTGTTGGTGGGGGGATTGGTCGTCCTGAAAATCTCGGCGATGCCGCATGATTTCCGCGCGCAAGTCCTCCCCTTGGCGATCGTTCGGAATTCATTCTAAGGACAGCTTTCATGGCTACGACTGAAATCGGTCCCCGCGAACTCTCCAGCCGCGTGGAGCGGAAGCCGGTGGTCAACGACTTCTCGCTCCAGGTCGCGACGGTGAACGGTTCCGGGTCGCAATCGGCCAACACCGTGCTCTTGCGCACCATTTTCCAGATGGGCATCCCGGTCTCGGGCAAGAACCTGTTTCCCTCCAACATCGCCGGGCTGCCGACCTGGTACACCATCCGCGCCAGCAAAGACGGTTACATCGCGCGCAAGAAGGAAATCGATTTCCTGGTGGCCATGAACCCGGAGACCGCACAGGAAGATGTCATGTCGCTCGCGCCAGGGGCTGCGGCGCTCTACGACGAGCCGCTGGATCTGCGCTCCCTTCGCCAGGATCTAACCTTCTACTCCGTCCCGTTCGACAAGCTGGTCGCCCCGGTCTGCCCGGAAGCCAAGCTGCGCAAGCTGGTCAAGAACATGGTCTACGTCGGCGTGGTGGCGCGGTTGCTCAACCTCGACCCGGTGGAGATGGAGAAAGCCATCCGCAAACAGTTCGGGCGGAAAGTTAGGGCCGCCGACCTCAACGTCGGCGCCGCCAAGGCGGGATACGACTACGCGGCTTCGTCGCTGACCAAGGCGGATCCCTTCACGATCGAGCGCATGGACAAGACGCGCGGCCAAATTATCATTGACGGCAACTCGGCGGCCGCGCTGGGCTGCATGTTCGCCGGCGTGACGGTGGTGACCTGGTACCCGATTACGCCCTCGTCGTCGCTTGTCGAAACGCTCATCGATTACATGAAGCAATACCGCATCGGCAAAGATGGCAGAGCCACTTTTGCCATCGTGCAGGCGGAAGACGAACTCGCCGCCATCGGCATGGTGCTGGGCGCGGCCTGGGCCGGTGCGCGCTCCATGACCTCCACTTCCGGTCCCGGCATATCGCTCATGGCCGAGTTCACCGGCCTCGGCTACTACGTCGAAGTGCCGGCGGTCGTTTGGGACATCCAGCGCGTTGGGCCTTCCACCGGCATGCCCACCCGTACCGCGCAGGGTGACGTGCTTTCCACCGCGTTCCTGTCGCACGGTGACACCCAGCACATCCTTCTGTTTCCCGCCTCGGTGCACGAGTGCTTCAGCATGGCCGGTGACGCCTTCGATCTGGCGGAGCAATTCCAGACGCCGGTGTTCGTGCTCTCCGATCTCGATCTCGGGATGAACAACTGGATGTCGGAGCCGTTCCAGTATCCCGAAAAACCGATCCGCCGCGGCAAGGTGCTGAGCAAGCAAGACCTCGACCGGCTAGGCGGTTTCGCGCGCTACAAGGACGTGGACGGCGACGGCATCGGCTATCGCACGCTCCCCGGCACCGACCATCCCGCGGCGGCGTACTTCACGCGCGGCAGCGGCCACAACGAAAAGGCGCAGTACAGCGAGCGTCCCGACGATTACGTCAACAACATGGAGCGGCTGAGCCACAAATTCGAGACCGCGCGCGCGCACGTTCCCAAGCCGGAAATCGTGCAGAACGGCAGGTCGAAGATAGGCATCATCGCCTACGGCACTTCGCACTGGGCGCTGGTGGAAAGCCGCGACCAGTTGCGCAACGAATACGGCGTCGAAGCCGATTACCTGCGCATTCGGGCCTTCCCCTTCAACCGCGACGTGCACGAGTTCGTCGCCTCGCACGACCGCGTCTATGTAGTGGACCAGAACCGCGACGCGCAGATGATGGCGCTGCTCAAGCTCGATCTCAACGTCGCCCATCTCACCAAGCTGCGCAGCGTGCGTCATTTCAACGGCCTGCCCATTGACGCGCGTTCCATCACCGACGAGATCATTTCGCAGGAGGGCCGATAAATGGCGACCACACCGACTTCCACGCCCCAGCCCAAGACCAACCGCATCGGCCTGACGGTGATCGACTACCGCGGCGGCAAGAGCACGCTGTGCGCCGGCTGCGGCCATAACGCCATCTCGGAACGCATTATTGACGCCATGTACGAAATGGGCGTGCCGCCCGAGCGCGTGATCAAGCCCTCCGGCATCGGCTGCTCCTCCAAAAGCCCCGCCTATTTCATGAGCCGCTCGCACAGCTTCAACGCGGTGCACGGCCGCATGCCGTCGGTCACGACCGGAGCCTTGCTGGCGAACCGAAAACTGATCGCGCTCGGCGTCAGCGGCGACGGTGACACCGCCTCCATCGGCATCGGGCAGTTCGTGCACTTGATGCGCCGCAACCTGCCCATGATTTACATCATCGAGGACAACGGCGTGTACGGCCTCACCAAGGGCCAGTTCTCGGCCACGGCCGATCTCGGCTCCAAGCTGAAGTCAGGCGTGATCAATGACCTGCCGCCGATCGATACCTGCTCGCTCGCCATCATGCTGGGCGCCACCTACGTCGGCCGCTCGTTCTCCGGCGACAAAAAGCAACTGCTCGCCATGCTGAAGGCGGCCATTGCGCACAACGGCACCGCCATGCTCGACGTGATTTCGCCGTGCGTGACCTTCAACGACCACGAGGGTTCGACCAAGTCGTACAAGTTCACCAAGGACCATGACGAGCCGTTGCAGGAAGTCAGCTTCGTGCCCGCGTTCGAGGACATCAACGTGGAGTACGATGCCGGGACAATGGTGGACGTGACGATGCACGACGGATCGCGTTTGCGCATGCGCAAGATTGAGGAAGAATACGATCCCACCAACAAGGCGGAAGCCCTCAAGCGGCTCGCCGAGGCCCACGACAAGGGCGAGGTGCTTACCGGCGTCTTCTATTTGAACCCGAAAGCGCCCACCTTCCTGGAATTGCTCAATATCGCCGACGATCCGCTGGCTACCTTGCCGGAATCGGCGGTCCGTCCCTCGCGCCAGGTGCTGGAAGAGTGCATGGAGGAGCTGCGGTAGGGAAGCAGCAGCCCATGGTTCCGACGTCAGGCCGGGACCATGGATTCCAGCGCCATGCGATCGCGAATGATGAAGGTGGCGCCGTTCTGTTCCACCAGGTGCCGCTTCTTGAATGCCGCCAGCGTGCGCGTGACCGTTTCCCGCGAGGATCCGATCATCTGCGCCATCTCCTCGTGCGTCAGACCCAGTTTCATGCAGCCGGGTTGTTGCGGTGTGCCGTTCTTGTCGAGACTCTCCACCAGGAAGCGCGCCAGCCTTCCGCTGGCTGACTCGGCCAGCATCAGGTTGCGTACCTCGCGGCAAGTGAAGCTGTATTCGTGGCTCAAGTTCTCCGCCAGCCACAGCGCCAAGTGGTTGTGCTCATGCATGAGCCGCAATATGTCCGCTCGCTTCACAAAGCTGATCTCCGAGGCCTCCAACGTTTCCGCCGTCGCTTCATACGCGTGCGACGAAACCGAGGCGCTGATGCCCAGCACTTCACCTGCCTTGGCAATCCGCAGAATCAGTGTCTTTCCATCGCGTGAGCACACCGAAAGCTTCACCCGTCCGCGCAGCACCATGAAGACTCCGCGGGGCGTCTGCCCTTCAACGAACAGAACAGCGTCGCTCGGATAGCTGGTCGTGAACTCCAGTCTTTCAAGCTCTTTGATCAATGCCGGAGGCATGTCGTGGAAGATCTCGCTCAGTATCGTCGTCTTGTTTACGGTTGCAGTCGCCATGTCCTCACCTCGCAGAAGAGAAGTGCAACTGCGGGGCCATCCTTCGCCACTCCTAAACACAGTCGGAGAAGCGCGCCTGCGACCAACAAAATAAGACACTTACGCCAACCAGCCTCCGCTGTTGCGACCGGCTGGGAATCCTAGCCGGGCACTATGTCACATCGAGGTGGGTTATTTCGCACAGCTATGTGTGATCTCAAGCGCTGGTCGAATGCCTTGCCTATTTCAGGTCCAGCAGGGACCTCATCTGCGCGCCCAAGGATTCGGCGGTGAAAGGTTTGGCCAGCAGCCCGGTCCCGACGCCGATATCGCCATATTGCGAGATCACGTCTCCCGAATATCCCGACATCAGCAGCGTCCTGATTTGCGGGCGCATCGCTACGATCCTGTCTCTCAACGTCAGCCCATTCATGTCCGGCATGACCACGTCGGTCACCAGCAGATGGATTTCGCGGTCGCGTGCGATTTCCAGGGCGGCCTCCGGCCCGTCGGCCACCAGCACCGAGTAGCCCATGTCGCGGATCATCTCGGTTGTGACTTTGCGCAGCAGGGCGTGGTCCTCGACCAGCAGAACGGTTTCGGTTCCGCGAAACGTGGCGGGGGGACGCCGCGCGGCGGCGGCTTCGGCGCGATCGTAAACCCGCGGGAAATAGATCTTGAAGGTCGTGCCGATTCCAGGCTCGCTGTACAGCCAGATGTGGCCGCCACTCTGGTGGACGATGCCGTAGACGCTGGCCAAGCCAAGGCCGGTTCCCTTGTCCGGAGACTTGGTCGTAAAGAACGGCTCGAACACACGCGCCTGCGTGGCCCGGTCCATCCCTTTGCCGCTATCCACCACCTCGAGCACCACGTAGTCTCCCGCCTGCACTCCGGCATGGGCATTGCTGTAGCTTTCGTCCAGGTGGGCATTGGCGGTCTGGATGCGTATCTCGCCGCCGGCAGGCATGGCGTCGCGCGCGTTGATGACCAGGTTCAGCAGGACTTGCTCGATCTGCGTGCGATCCAGCTTGACGCGTCCCAACTGGGCTTCCAGTTGGTTGCGCAGGCGTATGTCTTCGCTAATGACACGCAACAGGATTTTCTCGGTGTCTTTCACCACCGTGTTCAAGTCCAGGACCGTTGGTTGCAGCACCTGGCTGCGGCTGACCGCCAACAAATCGCGAGTCAGCGTCGCCGCGCTGCCGGCTGCCTGCAGGATGCCGTCGATCCTGTCCCGCATGGGACCCGCGGGGACTTCATTGAGCAACATGAAAGCGTAGCCGGTGATCACGCCCAGCAGGTTGTTGAAGTCGTGGGCAACGCCCCCCGCCAGCCTGGCGATCGCTTCCAGTCGTTGCGCTTTCTGGAACTGTTCTTCGAGCTTACGCCGCTGCGTGACGTCTTCCGCCACCACATCCAGGTACTCCGGGCCGGATTCCTCGCTGCCGCGCCGGCCGGACAGCCGCACGTAAAGCGGGCTGCCGTCCTTCCGCTTCCACTCGACTTCCACGCCTTGGAAGTGCCGTTGCTTGCGGCTCATCTCCAGGTGGGCGACGCGATCGGCGGGATCGCGATACACGTCGCTGCCAATGCTCAGGCGCAGCAGTTCGTGTTCATGTTCATAACCCAGCATTTGCATCAGCGCCGGATTCACCGCCAGGAAGTTATCGTCTTCCACTCCTGCCCGGTAAATGCCGTACGGGGCGTGCTCCACCAGCGAGCGATAGGCTTTTTCCGCCTCCAGTCGCCGGTTCAGCTTCCACAACGCTTCCTCGCGCTCTTTGCGTTCGGTCACGTCTCGAATCGCCGCGATCACCATGGAATTGGCGCGCGTCTTCAACGGACTTAGGCTGATCTCGACCGGGAACTCGCTGCGGTTCTTCCTCAGTCCGCACAAATCAAGTCCCGTGCCCATGGGCCTGGCCCGCGGATTTTGCTCGAACGATTTCCGGTGATGGGGATGGTTTTGCCGGAAGCGCTCGGGAATCAGAATCTCAATCGGCTGCCCCGTCAATTCCGTCGCGGCATACCCGAACAACTTCTCGGTTTGCTTATTGACCAGCACGATCCGCCCGCGCTCGTCAACGATCGCGACCGCGTCCGGTATGGCGTCCACAAACGCTGCGAAATCGGCCTCGACGATGAAGGAGAGTGGATTCATAAGCCCTTTGCCGCAGCGGTTTGCTGCGCTGGCGATCAGACTGGCGAATTGTGGACCTGGTGGTCAAGAATAACACCGCCGTCAAGGCTGGTTCGATTGCGGCTCGCCCGCTCGCCTGTCCGACTTCCTTCCGCTCGGTGTTTTCAGCCTTGTCCAATTCCTCGACGCTTTTTCCCGTGTCGTAGACCGCGCTCAGGTCCGTACAATGCGCCCATGAGCAGTCCCGGTCCGCTGTTCCGGCCTTACGAAAAACTGGTCAAGATCACGATCATGGGCAGGGAATTTGACGTTCCCGAGGGCAACATGATGTTGCGCGCCATGCAGTATCTCGTCCCCGAAGGGATCTCCTATGGCCGGTTTTGCTGGAACGAAGACTGCCAGTACTGCCGCATCGTGTACGACCTGGGCGAGGGCACACAGCCGCACCCCGCCATCGCCTGCAAGCTGATGGTCAAGGAAGGCATGCGCGTCCTCGAGATGGCGCAGGAGATCCGTTATTGTTTGCGGAGCTTGGACCTGGAGTGAGGCCGTTGTGAGTTCTGCGTGGTGAGCACAAACCAGTAACTCCCAACTCAGAACTCACGACCGACAACTCATTCCCCACTCGGTTTGCGGGCAGGACGCGTGCCGCTGGGGCGCGCGCCCAGCGAGGCCAGCCGCTTGCGCGCCTGGTCGGCTTCCAGGGACCGCGGATAGCGCTGAATCAGGCTGTTCAATTCGCGGATGCCGTCGGTGCGCCGTCCCAGCTCCAACAGCGCGAATCCTTTTTTCAGCTGCGCCGCCGGCGCCTTGTTGCCGCTCGGATATTGCTCCAGGACTTTGTCGTAGTCTCTCGCCGCCTGCTCGTAATTGCCCTGACGGTATTCGAGGTCGGCGAGATAGTACTGCGCGTTCCCCGCCAGATCGGTGTTCGGGTAGTACTTCAGGTAATCGGCGAATTCCTGCGAGGCCAGATCGTACTTGGCCGCGTTGTAGTCGCGCAGCGCGTTGTTGTAGAGCACTTCGGGCGGAGGCGCCTGCTGCTGGGTTCCGCCGGGTTGCCCGGGTGTCGCGCCCGGTGGCAGCGTGGTCTGCGCGTTCTGCATGGCATCGAGCTGGTTGCCGATCTTGCCGATGCGTGCCTTGAGCTCATCCACGGAGTCATTGAGCGCCTGGATTTGTCCCGAAACCTGGTCGGTACGCGTGCCGCCTTCGGCCTGTTGCTGCTTGATGGTGCGCTGCAGCTCGGCCAGCGAGGCGTTAATCTGGTTCATCTTGTCGGTGGTGGACTCGATCAGGTTGCGCATTACGCCCATGCGCTCGTCAAAGGACTGTTGCATGCGCGACATCTGGTCCTGCAGCGCCTGCACCTGCGTCTGGAGCTGGATAATCTCCTTGGCGACCGGGAAGGCGGGCGTTGCGGCGGCCAAAAGCGCTAGCGGAAGCAAGAGTTTCAAAGTTTTCATAAAAAGCTGCTCGAGTTGCGCTGCTCTGTTCGATGCAAAAAAGCGGTCGATGGTCCTTAGCAGGCGGTGAGACCCCGCTCGGTTGCCGCTTCCAGATGGACCGCGGACACGAGCCAATGCCCGTGCCCGCGATGCTGACAATCACGGACAAGAAACCAGTGCCACAAGACCGTTGCCCTTGGCTACTTCTTATACACGAAGTGGCCGCGGCGGTTCTGCTGCCAGCACTGCTCGTTCGACTCGGTACAGAACGGCTTCTCTTTGCCGTAGCTGATGGTGTTCATCCGGTCGGCACCGACGCCGGCCTGGACCAGCGCGTTCCTCACGGCGTTGGCGCGGTTGTCGCCCAGGGCCAGGTTGTACTCG contains the following coding sequences:
- the ybgF gene encoding tol-pal system protein YbgF, translating into MKTLKLLLPLALLAAATPAFPVAKEIIQLQTQVQALQDQMSRMQQSFDERMGVMRNLIESTTDKMNQINASLAELQRTIKQQQAEGGTRTDQVSGQIQALNDSVDELKARIGKIGNQLDAMQNAQTTLPPGATPGQPGGTQQQAPPPEVLYNNALRDYNAAKYDLASQEFADYLKYYPNTDLAGNAQYYLADLEYRQGNYEQAARDYDKVLEQYPSGNKAPAAQLKKGFALLELGRRTDGIRELNSLIQRYPRSLEADQARKRLASLGARPSGTRPARKPSGE